GTGATCGCAAAAAGCCaagttgctgccaagaaccgaTGTTGCTCGTTTTGTTGATACCagacagagcttcaccatagaaacaaccactacaaagaatatttcgtccatgtgatgttccaagcatcccaacaTCGCATCCAAGAGAGTACAAtgagcttgtatcaaatcacagaggcgtggattcaaggtggtacAATCGAAGTAATCTACACTTGGAGACTGAAGCttacttcaggtttagaagtttaagcGCAGACTccgccttaccagcgaatgctatggaagcacatcttccatgAGGAAATGAGCTCAGGATAATTGcacatggggacttttgtcacgctgcttactcacGAGAGATCCTGATAcactcaaagcccaatcatgcgcgaaggacatgcctagcggagacagagctaagtaactatccttaaactaaatgtttttaatctattaggcatatcaaataaattttaaatctcttagtgttgagaagagaaaattcctcaacactcaccactgtgttgccaggaaaactgtctcaacacattttttcctcttagtgttgagacgagaaaattcctcaacactcaccactgtgtttccaggcaaactgcctcaacacattttcctcttagtgttgagacgtgaaagttcctcaacactcaccactgtgttgccaggcaaactgcctcaatacatttttcctcttagtgttgagacgtgaaaattcctcaacactcaccgctgtgtttccaggcaaactgcctcaacacatttttcctcttagtgttgagacgtgaaaattcctcaacactcaccgctgtgttgccagacaaactgcctaaacacatttttcctcttagtgttaagacgtgaaaattcctctcGTCATTTCAAGACCGTTTTAAAAGCCATATGCAGATTTGCAAAAGAAGTTATCAAACCTCCAGATTTTGGCACTACCCATCCATATATTATGAGTAGGCGTGACAAATATTATCCTTAGTTTAAGGTATACTCTTGCGGTATCGCATATtatgaatttttttaggtttagttaCACAATACTGCTgactaattttattaatttttgttaCTCGTAGGATTGTGTTGGTGCAATCAATGGAACACATATTAGTGCATCGGTTCCAACCGGTACAGCACAAATACCATATCGGGGAAGGAAGACTTTGCCAACCCAAAATGTTATGTGTGCTTGGGATTTTGATATGTGTTTCACTTATGTTTTAGCTGGTTGGGAAGGCTCGGCTGATGATGCAAGAATTTTCATGGAAGCAATCAGCGATCCACAATCAAAGTTCCCCCACCCCTAAAGGTGAGCTTTTACTATTGTTATACTTCATTGGTTTAATGTTATTCTTACAAAGTTTGGTAGATAACTAGACATAACATGGTATCTACGATACTTACTGATATTCATAGCAGTGATAAGATTTCATTTCAATCAGGGCGGAACTGTTCTCTTACTTAGGTAGCTGTTTATTTAAGAGTTAAGAGTACTTGTAACTTGTTTGTCCTGATTCATTAGTGAATTCAGTTAACGGAAATGTGAATGCTTAAGTAATAACGATTATCAAACACTTAGCAACACTAACTTGGTGAGTGCTCAGTAACAACAATCGGCGTGCGTTGTCCTGACTGTTTAAGTCTCCATCTTTTTTGGCCCATTTTTTAGTGGTTTCACGTAGTCTGTTAGAATGTGATATTTTTTCAAGTGTGCCCTTATTTTTTTTGTAAGCATAATTTGTTTTCTAAGCCATTCAGTGAGTTTTATTATTTGGACAGGAAAATACTATGTGGTCGACTTGGGATACTCTAATATGCTCGGATATTTAGCTTCATATAGAGGAGAGCAGTACCATCTCAATGATTATCAAGGAATCAGGGTACCTGTAGCGCAAGGGAAAAATTTAACCATGCACACTCGTCGTTGCGTAATGTGATTGAACGGTGTTTTGGTGTACTCAAAGCTCGCTTTCCTATTTTGAAGATGATGTCGTCTTACAACTTGCGTAAGCAAAGGGATATCGTTATAGCTTCATGCGCGATACATAATTTTATTAGAAAACACGCTATTACAGACGGTTTATTCATCGAATATGGAATTGACGATATGATTATCGAAGGTGAAGGACCaagtgatatttgtgaaactggCACTTACGCCAATTTATCTGCTAGTGAGGCCCAAAGAAGACGACATGACATGGATTCTTACCGAGATGGGATTCGCCTAGGCATGTCCATGTATTACCGCCTTCCATTATGAAAAATGTGTATTAACTTTCGTTATTTTAAACCATCCAATCCTAGTACAAATGTAGAACGATTATGCTTGATATTCATGGGTtataaaaaatttcttttgctaAGGATTACTGCAATACTGTTGTTATCTATAggttatataattttcattttaagAATTACCCCGTTGTTCAAAGATTCACCTACCAACCATGAATGACAACAAGGACCATAAGAAAAAGGACGAGTAGTTCCCATTATATATGGAGGAACAAGAACAAACATAAATAACAATAATTCTAcaatgataattttttttgtttctgtttcGATTATATTGTCAAACTTACTTATCGATTTTTTTGCTTAAAAGTCACGAAATTGCCAAActaacttatttatttttttgtttctgagaAGTACTTCTGAGAAATCCAGAAGcacttctgacttctacttctaTATCCAAACAGGCTATAAGCGGAAATGCTAGGTTTGCCGTGCTCGACAGAAACAAACTGTCTTCAGCTGGCCCAGGGGCTGTTTGTGTCGGGACAATACTCGGAATAAAATCCCGGTACGTCTAGCAGCGCCCGAAGGGTAAGTGGAGCGCGGTGGCAGCTAATGAGACAGGTGTTTGATGTTCTCCTAAACATGACCTACACAACATTCGCCGTGTCAACTTCGACCAGAGACATGACCTGCTTTTGATTCCAAATGTCACTGTATTATTGGATGAACGTAAATTATCTTACGTAACCCGCATTCATTAAGACATATTCTCTCCCTTTTACAGAGGAATATATTGATCATTTAAAATTAAAACTCTTATTTCAAAAAAGAtcagcttttttctttttcttttcttttttttttttttttgaaaagaattgTTTTTTCCTTTCTTTATCCTCTAAACTAATTCACTTAAATTTAATATTCTAAATTCTTCTCAGCACCTTTTTATTTCCCCTAAATTTTCACTCAATCGGTCTCTTTGCTCTATCAACAATCAAAGAAATCCATTTTCAGACAGAGTAAACACAGAGGGATAGCAAACGAATCTTCGTCTTCTTTCCAAGAGCCACAGCACTTGGGTTTctcttaattaatattttttatttccatCCTTTTTCTTGGAAAAACAGAGAGAGAATCTCCATCTTCTTCTGGTTCTTGGTTTTGATGGTGGGTTTTGTTGATTTTTGATGTACTGGGTGTTCAtcttgtttttgaaaaaaaacaacAGAGAAATggtggaaaaaagaaaagaaggaatggGTGGTAACAAAGAAGGAGGAGATAatcagaagaagatgtttgtaGGTGTAGTATGGAATTGTGCAGCTGAAATCAAAATCTTATTAACAGCACTCTTCTTTCTGTGTTTAACTATTACTCTTCTTCAATACTTTCTTCCTTCTCGTTTCTCTTTGTCTCCTTCTGATCTTCGTCTTTGTGTTAGTAGTGTTACTAAACTTTCTAATTCAGAACCACCGTCACTTGTTCTTTCTCCACCACCACTTAAATCTCCTTCACCGCCACCGCCACCTTCTTTGCAACAAGATGAAACCCTAGGTAACGGAGTTATAAAACGTGCTTTCAATCCATTTGGTTCAGCAGCCTATAATTTTATACAGATGGGTTCCTATAGAGGTGGTCTTAATAGTTTTGCCATCATTGGTCTTTCTTCTAAGCCTCTCCATGTTTATGGTAAACCTCATTACCAGTGTGaatgggttccccttagtaataaTCAATCTGATGAAACTGTTTCTACTACTATTACTACTACTGGTTACAAGATTCTTCCTGATTGGGGTTATGGTCGTGTTTatactgttgttgttgtaaacTGTACTTTTAAAGATAACCCGATCATTCCTATTGGTGGtagtttaattttatatgcttcaactggtgctggtggtggctttggtgatgatggtggtggttatACTGATAGAATTGAATCATTGATTGAAAAACATGATAGTTTTAATGTCTCAGTTTTTGATTCACCACCGAAATATGATTATCTCTATTGTGGGTCATCTTTGTATGGTAATTTGAGTCCACAAAGAGTAAGAGAATGGATTGCTTATCATGTTAAGTTATTCGGTGAGAAATCACATTTTGTTATACATGATGCTGGTGGGATTCATGAAGATGTTTTACAAGTATTATTACCCTGGATTGAGAAAGGATATGTCACTTTACAAGATATAAGAGAGCAAGAACGATTTGATGGCTATTATCATAATCAATTTCTTGTTGTGAATGATTGCTTACATCGTTATCGGTTTATGTCCAAGTGGATGTTCTTTTTTGATGTTGATGAATTTATTTACGTACCACCTAAGAATACTATTGGTTCTGTTCTTGAAAGTCTCCGAGATTATTCCCAGTTCACTATTGAACAGATGCCTATGGTTAATAAGCTATGTCTCACTGATGATCTTGGAAAAGCTCCCAGGTAACTATGTCTACTTGCCATCTTTGTAATTTTATTTGATATTTCTTGGCATGACGATGGTATTGCAATTATGATTGGAGCCATGTTTGTTTTTACTGAAACTTCATAGATAAACAGTTTGGGAAGTTAGGTTTACTCTTGATAGTTTGATAATTCGGTAGTTTGAGCATTATGTATGTTTTACTCGAACCCGGGCGTTATTGTTTTTATACACATCGTTGTGATGCCGAATAAATATACTTATATGTTTATGATTTAGTGTTGAGTTGAAAAAATCTTGACTGAATTGACTGGTTGAATAAATGGGAGAAGCAGGTTTGTTTTGAAAATTCAATTCCagttagccttgttagttttttAATGGTAGTTGACTGGAGCTGAAGAATTTAGGTTTCCTTGATTGACAATTCAGTCAGTTTAAAATTCATTCTCAATATTTAAACATGAATTGCGTTAGACTCTTAATGATTTCAAAACAATGAATATGATAACAACTTGCGGGTGTACTTCGATATTGGTGATGTATTAGTAGGGTGGTGATTTTGTGGTGTTCAGGGGGTGACTTCTTCAGATGGTATTGGTGATGTATTAGTAGGGTGATGATTTTTTGGTGTTCAGGGGGTGAC
This is a stretch of genomic DNA from Papaver somniferum cultivar HN1 chromosome 1, ASM357369v1, whole genome shotgun sequence. It encodes these proteins:
- the LOC113308816 gene encoding galactan beta-1,4-galactosyltransferase GALS3-like, whose protein sequence is MYWVFILFLKKNNREMVEKRKEGMGGNKEGGDNQKKMFVGVVWNCAAEIKILLTALFFLCLTITLLQYFLPSRFSLSPSDLRLCVSSVTKLSNSEPPSLVLSPPPLKSPSPPPPPSLQQDETLGNGVIKRAFNPFGSAAYNFIQMGSYRGGLNSFAIIGLSSKPLHVYGKPHYQCEWVPLSNNQSDETVSTTITTTGYKILPDWGYGRVYTVVVVNCTFKDNPIIPIGGSLILYASTGAGGGFGDDGGGYTDRIESLIEKHDSFNVSVFDSPPKYDYLYCGSSLYGNLSPQRVREWIAYHVKLFGEKSHFVIHDAGGIHEDVLQVLLPWIEKGYVTLQDIREQERFDGYYHNQFLVVNDCLHRYRFMSKWMFFFDVDEFIYVPPKNTIGSVLESLRDYSQFTIEQMPMVNKLCLTDDLGKAPRKWGFEKLVYRDVKRGIRRDRKYAIQPRNVFATGVHMSQNVGGRTLHKTERRIKYFHYHGTIAERREPCRNYINSTELNFEGAPYVLDMTMRKAAASVKKFELKTIGDGLQRTRQ